The following are from one region of the Gloeocapsopsis sp. IPPAS B-1203 genome:
- a CDS encoding TetR/AcrR family transcriptional regulator — translation MSKAQQTKARIIEQAAALFNQQGYAGSSMSDIMRVTGLQKGGIYNHFRSKDELALAAFDFAASRIQQKFTGALKGKRHAVERLIAILSVYEHMLDDPPVQGGCPILNTAVESDDAHPALRERTQLAMDAWRGLIHRIVDKGVMRGELRADVTSDTVATILIATIEGGVMLSKLYGDASYLERALNHLKTYIQHQLATPI, via the coding sequence ATGTCGAAAGCTCAACAAACCAAAGCACGTATTATCGAGCAAGCAGCAGCTCTGTTTAACCAGCAAGGATATGCAGGGTCTTCGATGTCAGACATAATGCGTGTTACAGGTTTACAAAAAGGAGGCATTTATAATCACTTCCGTAGCAAAGATGAGCTAGCTCTAGCAGCATTTGACTTTGCAGCCAGTCGCATACAGCAGAAATTTACAGGTGCTTTGAAAGGAAAACGTCATGCAGTGGAGCGGTTGATTGCAATTCTCAGTGTTTATGAGCATATGTTAGACGATCCACCCGTCCAGGGCGGTTGTCCAATCCTCAATACAGCGGTAGAGAGTGATGATGCTCATCCAGCTTTACGCGAACGGACGCAACTTGCGATGGATGCGTGGCGTGGTTTGATTCATCGCATTGTCGATAAAGGTGTTATGCGTGGTGAATTGCGTGCAGATGTCACTTCTGATACTGTTGCTACGATTTTGATTGCAACCATTGAGGGAGGGGTAATGCTCAGCAAGTTATATGGCGATGCTTCTTATTTGGAACGCGCCCTAAACCATCTTAAAACTTATATTCAACACCAGCTTGCGACACCCATCTAA
- a CDS encoding glutathione S-transferase family protein: MLKLYYARPSAYARPVWLALLEKQLPFELISVDLSGEQFEPEFLALNPFSHVPVLVDGDFRVIESLAILDYLEARYPERSLLPTDAIALAKVRMVQMVTLNELLPAVFRLLVRDENSVELEYAQLRAINTLNYFEALLEDSPYFAGEQMTLAEIVAGTLVHRMPDLGIALTKYPKLNRWSDCLLARPTWQQIELSPEEWSSFKRRMRVIPKIWQRRRHQRINALSQQ, encoded by the coding sequence ATGCTCAAGCTTTACTATGCCCGTCCTTCTGCTTATGCTCGTCCTGTATGGTTAGCTCTGCTAGAAAAGCAACTTCCTTTTGAATTAATTTCAGTTGATTTAAGCGGCGAACAATTTGAACCCGAATTTCTCGCCTTAAATCCTTTTAGCCATGTCCCAGTTTTGGTTGATGGTGATTTTCGCGTGATTGAATCGTTAGCCATTCTAGATTATCTAGAAGCACGGTATCCTGAGCGATCGCTGCTTCCGACTGATGCGATCGCTTTAGCAAAGGTTCGGATGGTGCAAATGGTTACGCTCAATGAATTACTACCTGCGGTGTTTAGATTACTCGTTCGCGATGAGAACTCAGTGGAGTTGGAGTATGCTCAGCTACGGGCAATTAATACATTGAATTATTTTGAAGCTTTGTTGGAGGACTCCCCTTACTTTGCTGGCGAACAGATGACACTAGCAGAAATTGTCGCTGGAACACTCGTTCATAGAATGCCTGATCTAGGAATTGCTTTGACCAAATACCCTAAATTGAATCGTTGGTCTGATTGTTTATTAGCTCGACCTACTTGGCAACAGATTGAATTAAGTCCAGAAGAGTGGAGTAGCTTCAAACGTCGGATGCGAGTGATACCAAAGATTTGGCAGCGTCGTCGCCATCAACGGATAAACGCACTGTCTCAACAGTAG
- the cofG gene encoding 7,8-didemethyl-8-hydroxy-5-deazariboflavin synthase subunit CofG produces the protein MSGIVTYSPAHTIVPTYECFNRCDYCNFRVAPGKDPWMTLSVAENILKELQHQGVCEILILSGEVHPQSSRRQAWFELIYNLCELALSLGFLPHTNVGPLSFTEMQQLKTVNVSMGLMIEQLTPALLNTVHRFAPSKIPELRLQQLAWAGELQIPFTTGLLLGIGETQNDWWETLEAIAQLHIRYNHIQEVILQPYSPGNQQTWNAPGFEAQQLPQVIAKAREILPAEITIQIPPNLVPDPNWLLACIAAGARDLGGIGPKDEVNPDYPHLTRENLLQILKSAGWQLIPRLPIYPQYDSWLPQHLQTAVQSWRNMSSAAF, from the coding sequence ATGTCTGGCATAGTTACCTATAGCCCCGCCCACACCATAGTGCCGACCTATGAGTGCTTTAATCGTTGTGATTATTGTAATTTTCGGGTAGCTCCAGGCAAAGACCCTTGGATGACGCTTTCGGTAGCAGAAAACATTCTTAAAGAATTGCAACATCAAGGCGTCTGTGAGATTCTCATACTAAGTGGTGAGGTTCATCCGCAATCATCACGGCGTCAGGCATGGTTTGAGCTAATTTACAATTTGTGCGAACTAGCACTTTCACTGGGATTTTTGCCACACACAAATGTAGGACCATTAAGTTTTACAGAAATGCAGCAGCTAAAAACTGTGAATGTGTCGATGGGTTTGATGATAGAGCAATTAACGCCTGCTTTATTAAATACAGTGCATCGCTTCGCACCGAGCAAAATTCCAGAACTGAGATTACAACAACTTGCTTGGGCAGGAGAATTGCAGATTCCGTTTACAACAGGTTTACTTTTAGGAATAGGCGAAACACAAAACGACTGGTGGGAGACATTAGAGGCGATCGCTCAATTACACATTCGTTACAATCACATTCAAGAAGTCATCTTGCAACCTTATAGTCCAGGAAATCAACAAACATGGAATGCACCAGGCTTTGAGGCGCAGCAGTTACCGCAAGTCATTGCCAAAGCTAGAGAAATTTTACCCGCAGAAATTACAATTCAAATTCCACCAAATTTAGTTCCAGATCCAAACTGGTTACTTGCTTGTATCGCAGCAGGAGCAAGAGATTTAGGCGGTATTGGACCAAAAGATGAAGTTAATCCAGATTATCCACATCTGACTCGCGAGAATTTATTACAAATATTAAAATCAGCCGGATGGCAACTCATACCACGCTTGCCAATTTATCCACAATATGATTCGTGGCTACCGCAGCATTTACAAACAGCAGTGCAATCTTGGAGAAATATGTCTTCAGCAGCTTTTTGA